In Gimesia benthica, a single window of DNA contains:
- a CDS encoding DUF1572 family protein — protein sequence MAPFTQFMSATLNVFEAQKQMAERAVAQVSDEGLRTALDEHTNSIAVIMKHVAGNLISRWTDFLTTDGEKSDRNRDDEFVDTFSTREELLAYWERGWGVLFDSLNSLQPDDLETTVYIRGDAHTVPLAIQRSLGHTCYHVGQIVQVARIQAGDEWNTLTIPRGQSEQFNQERWGEGKPGK from the coding sequence ATGGCCCCTTTCACACAATTCATGTCGGCGACGCTCAATGTTTTTGAAGCCCAGAAGCAGATGGCGGAACGGGCGGTGGCACAGGTTTCTGACGAGGGGCTCCGCACGGCTCTCGACGAGCACACGAACTCGATTGCGGTGATCATGAAACATGTCGCCGGGAATCTGATTTCGCGGTGGACCGATTTCCTGACAACCGACGGCGAGAAATCGGACCGGAACCGGGACGACGAATTTGTGGATACGTTCTCCACCCGCGAAGAACTGCTGGCCTACTGGGAGCGGGGCTGGGGTGTGCTGTTTGATTCTCTCAACAGTCTCCAGCCCGACGATCTGGAAACGACCGTCTATATCCGCGGTGATGCCCACACCGTGCCGCTGGCGATCCAGCGTTCCCTGGGACACACCTGTTATCACGTGGGACAGATCGTGCAAGTCGCCCGAATTCAGGCCGGCGATGAATGGAACACGCTGACGATTCCCCGCGGCCAGTCGGAACAGTTTAATCAAGAACGCTGGGGAGAGGGGAAGCCCGGGAAATAA
- a CDS encoding bifunctional transcriptional activator/DNA repair enzyme AdaA — MKQTDQPVTETESLPDRETMYAALVQRDSSFEGVFVAAIRTTGIFCRPSCSARKPRPENVEYFADAKTALAHGYRECKVCRPLVSLGSTPDWLQPLIEEVDQDATLRLTADDLRERGLDPVRVRRWFQKLHGMSFASYLRMRRINQAFSQLQHKSTVTDAALDSGYESLSGFGESFKKAMGNAPAKSNDRQVINVSRLLTPLGPMLAGATEQGICLLEFTDRRMLETQLNRLQKRLNARALPGDSPWFPQLDGQLQAYFAGKRTDFDLPLVLAGTEFQERVWNALRTIPFGATRSYSEQAQIIGQPTAVRAVARANGDNRIAILIPCHRVIGADGTLTGYGGGLWRKKRLLEIEQGDNAPIE; from the coding sequence ATGAAACAGACAGATCAACCAGTTACCGAAACCGAATCGCTGCCGGACCGGGAGACGATGTATGCCGCCCTGGTCCAGCGGGACAGCAGCTTTGAAGGCGTCTTCGTTGCCGCGATCCGCACCACCGGGATTTTCTGCCGGCCCTCCTGTTCGGCCCGCAAACCCAGACCGGAGAATGTCGAATACTTCGCCGATGCGAAAACCGCCCTCGCGCACGGCTACAGGGAATGCAAGGTTTGTCGCCCGCTCGTCTCCCTCGGCTCCACCCCCGACTGGCTGCAGCCGTTGATCGAAGAGGTCGATCAGGACGCCACGCTTCGCCTCACCGCTGACGACCTGCGGGAACGGGGCCTCGACCCGGTCCGCGTCCGCCGCTGGTTTCAGAAACTGCACGGTATGAGCTTCGCCTCCTACCTCCGGATGCGGCGGATCAACCAGGCTTTCAGCCAGCTGCAGCACAAATCCACGGTAACCGACGCCGCCCTCGACAGCGGCTACGAATCGCTGAGCGGGTTCGGCGAGAGCTTCAAGAAAGCGATGGGCAACGCGCCCGCCAAAAGTAATGACCGGCAGGTGATCAACGTCAGTCGCCTGCTGACCCCCCTGGGACCGATGCTGGCCGGCGCGACGGAGCAGGGGATCTGCCTGCTCGAATTCACCGATCGGCGGATGCTCGAAACGCAGCTCAACCGCCTGCAGAAACGACTCAACGCCCGCGCACTCCCCGGCGACAGCCCCTGGTTCCCGCAACTCGACGGCCAGCTCCAGGCTTACTTCGCCGGTAAGCGGACCGACTTCGATCTCCCCCTGGTCCTGGCGGGAACTGAGTTTCAGGAACGAGTCTGGAACGCCCTGCGGACCATTCCGTTTGGTGCCACCCGTTCCTATTCCGAACAGGCCCAGATCATCGGACAGCCCACCGCAGTCAGAGCCGTGGCCCGCGCCAACGGCGACAACCGTATCGCGATTCTGATCCCCTGCCACCGCGTCATCGGAGCCGACGGCACCCTCACCGGTTACGGCGGCGGCCTCTGGCGCAAAAAACGACTGCTGGAAATCGAACAGGGAGACAACGCTCCAATCGAGTGA
- a CDS encoding glycoside hydrolase family protein, with amino-acid sequence MNSPLTRRQFLQTAVAATTLPAVGWAAESEISSIGSERQLFLDDLLVDTGRSHGVTRRLNSPTAIERVLKPEQPSEALGFIFYCSVVDDNGTAKLFHGSYDAEKKKHFALATSEDGIHWERPHLGLKEYQGSRENNLLPVEAVEASVFLDPRAPAEKRYRLLYSRYWPDPQKAGVYVASSSDGVHWSESETRMLPFVPDSQHCGLWDEALQKYVIYTRCWNPVRAVARVAVKDLETPWPYDASVPPHHIWGKAKVPTLSRELATVMARGDDDPPGVQLYTSAAVKYPFAPHVYLAFPAAYQTFKGPDWQDRALNGNDGTFDVLFAASRDGVNWHRWRTPYIPAGFYDGLDLRLVSMGQGLIRRGRELHQYFVGWPHTHGRPVVWDRDLKDRAAWLKKDLGGIYRATQRVDGFVSLDAGYPGGVVTTKPLRFTGDELWVNLSTAGAGGVRVALLDLEGTPLPGFGREDCAWINADEIDHRVEWKSGSDLSRLAGQPVRVEFTMRNARLFAFEFGEAG; translated from the coding sequence ATGAATTCCCCTCTCACACGTCGTCAGTTTCTGCAAACCGCAGTCGCGGCTACTACGCTGCCTGCGGTGGGGTGGGCTGCGGAATCGGAAATTTCCTCTATCGGTTCTGAACGGCAGCTGTTTCTGGATGATCTGCTCGTTGATACCGGGCGGAGCCACGGCGTGACGCGGCGGTTGAATTCGCCGACTGCGATTGAGCGGGTTTTGAAACCGGAGCAGCCTTCCGAAGCGCTGGGGTTCATCTTTTACTGCAGCGTCGTGGATGATAACGGGACTGCGAAACTGTTTCATGGGAGTTATGACGCGGAGAAGAAGAAACATTTCGCCCTGGCGACCAGCGAAGACGGCATTCACTGGGAACGTCCGCACCTGGGGCTGAAGGAATACCAGGGGAGCCGGGAGAACAACCTGCTGCCTGTCGAGGCGGTGGAAGCGAGCGTGTTCCTCGATCCGCGTGCCCCGGCGGAGAAGCGGTATCGGCTGCTGTATTCCCGGTACTGGCCCGATCCCCAGAAGGCGGGCGTGTATGTGGCTTCGTCGTCGGACGGGGTGCACTGGAGTGAATCGGAAACGCGGATGCTCCCCTTCGTGCCCGACAGTCAACATTGCGGCCTGTGGGACGAGGCGTTACAGAAGTATGTGATCTATACCCGCTGCTGGAATCCGGTGCGAGCCGTTGCGCGGGTGGCGGTGAAAGATCTCGAAACGCCTTGGCCTTATGATGCGTCCGTTCCGCCGCACCATATCTGGGGCAAAGCCAAGGTTCCCACGTTGAGTCGTGAACTGGCAACGGTGATGGCCCGCGGCGATGACGATCCGCCGGGCGTGCAGCTCTATACGAGTGCCGCGGTGAAGTATCCCTTCGCCCCGCACGTGTATCTCGCCTTTCCCGCCGCCTACCAGACATTCAAAGGACCGGACTGGCAGGACCGCGCGCTGAACGGCAATGACGGGACGTTTGATGTGCTGTTTGCCGCGAGCCGCGACGGCGTCAACTGGCACCGCTGGCGAACGCCTTATATTCCCGCGGGCTTTTACGACGGACTGGACCTGCGGCTGGTGAGTATGGGACAGGGGCTGATCCGCCGGGGCCGCGAGTTGCATCAGTATTTTGTCGGCTGGCCGCACACGCATGGCCGGCCCGTGGTCTGGGACCGTGATCTCAAAGACCGGGCCGCATGGCTGAAGAAGGATCTGGGAGGCATCTATCGGGCAACGCAGCGAGTGGACGGTTTTGTCTCGCTGGACGCAGGTTATCCTGGCGGCGTGGTCACGACAAAACCGCTGCGATTTACCGGCGATGAACTGTGGGTCAATCTGAGCACTGCCGGCGCGGGAGGTGTGCGGGTGGCGCTGCTGGATCTTGAAGGGACTCCCCTGCCCGGTTTTGGACGCGAGGATTGTGCGTGGATCAACGCGGACGAGATCGATCACCGGGTGGAATGGAAGTCCGGCAGTGATCTGAGCCGACTGGCGGGGCAGCCGGTACGTGTGGAATTTACCATGCGGAACGCGCGGCTGTTTGCGTTTGAGTTTGGTGAGGCCGGGTGA
- a CDS encoding sigma-70 family RNA polymerase sigma factor yields the protein MSQSKTNSLFTSLLSKDRIRIFSFIRSLIPHNSDAEDVYQRVCLTLWKKFEEFDRDRDFFPWACGIAFYTIRNHHRSLRHDRHYFNQELMETMSRKREQHLSNYNSRIDYLHECLSSLTSSDQKLLQDAVYEKQSIPEIAKTTEKSIQTLYNRMSFLRRELAACISRKLQNEQ from the coding sequence ATGTCGCAATCAAAAACGAACAGCCTGTTTACATCACTGTTAAGCAAAGATCGAATACGGATTTTCAGTTTTATTCGGTCATTGATTCCTCATAATTCTGATGCTGAAGATGTTTATCAACGCGTCTGCCTGACTCTCTGGAAGAAGTTTGAAGAGTTCGATCGGGATCGAGACTTCTTTCCCTGGGCTTGTGGGATTGCTTTTTATACCATACGGAATCACCATAGAAGCCTGCGCCACGATCGACATTATTTCAATCAGGAACTGATGGAAACCATGTCTCGAAAACGGGAGCAGCATTTATCTAACTACAACAGTCGGATCGATTATCTCCATGAATGTTTAAGCTCCCTGACCTCGTCCGATCAGAAGTTGCTGCAGGACGCCGTTTATGAAAAACAGTCCATTCCGGAGATCGCCAAAACAACTGAGAAATCTATCCAGACGCTTTATAATCGCATGTCATTTCTCCGACGGGAACTGGCAGCGTGTATTTCACGTAAACTGCAGAATGAGCAGTAA
- a CDS encoding FecR family protein, with translation MSIQDLPPEFEPLLNRLLDSPAEEISQSEFDQFQAYLSSNPEAMQYYFDYLDINLGLQSDMQARLEALEQTFKTHHTQQPQVAPQPVVPRRAALLRYSVVAGCSLLAGLLLAWSFAGYFPGNRAPDPQSGKANRTYLATLTRSTDCVWGSDSPPEFSGQRLMSEDLVLEQGVAEFRFDTGVRLIIEGPTKINLVTSSCAKLDYGKIVLHGYEPAPEFSLITPLLTLQDIGTEYGAQIHEDGEVDLHVFEGAVRVDPNQKNDQFAESVIIEEGQARHLNDRQIEDIQLEPELFKREVPGTPQNLQAQRQELRAYDSFHPPEILDPEQTSPWQNSGIGWVNPWRTPKTGGRVNQSFSHPRESLARTEVAPSQLGLLELRGGISFFRKLKQPVRLDVNAIYYVSFYMQKVTTDQKNQSYQYGNFALMSSAQQKDPPKIRMGMSMNDYAILQADLEIIERAPPCKAGRHICLSRK, from the coding sequence ATGTCAATCCAGGATCTCCCCCCCGAATTTGAACCGTTGCTGAACCGGCTGTTGGACAGTCCGGCCGAAGAGATTTCGCAATCCGAGTTTGACCAGTTCCAGGCTTATCTGTCGAGCAATCCCGAGGCGATGCAGTACTACTTTGATTACCTGGACATCAACCTGGGACTGCAGAGTGATATGCAGGCACGCCTGGAGGCGCTGGAACAGACATTCAAGACGCACCACACACAGCAACCGCAAGTTGCCCCGCAGCCGGTGGTCCCCAGGCGGGCAGCGTTGCTGCGTTATTCTGTCGTGGCCGGCTGCTCGCTGCTGGCGGGACTGCTGCTGGCATGGAGCTTCGCGGGATATTTCCCGGGGAACCGGGCTCCCGATCCGCAGTCCGGGAAAGCAAATCGCACATATTTAGCCACACTCACGCGTTCTACGGATTGCGTCTGGGGCAGCGATTCTCCGCCTGAGTTCTCCGGCCAGAGGCTGATGTCGGAGGATCTGGTCCTGGAACAGGGGGTCGCTGAATTTCGCTTTGATACGGGTGTGCGTCTGATTATCGAAGGGCCAACCAAAATCAACCTGGTGACATCCAGCTGCGCGAAACTGGATTACGGTAAAATCGTTCTGCACGGCTATGAACCGGCGCCGGAATTTTCGCTGATCACTCCCCTGCTCACCTTGCAGGATATCGGCACCGAATACGGCGCGCAGATTCATGAGGACGGTGAAGTCGATTTGCACGTGTTTGAAGGAGCCGTACGGGTCGACCCCAATCAGAAGAACGACCAGTTTGCAGAATCGGTGATCATCGAAGAGGGCCAGGCCCGGCATCTGAATGACAGGCAGATTGAAGATATTCAACTGGAGCCGGAACTCTTCAAACGGGAAGTTCCGGGAACCCCACAGAATTTACAGGCGCAGCGCCAGGAACTGCGCGCCTATGACAGTTTTCATCCCCCGGAGATTCTGGATCCCGAGCAGACCTCCCCGTGGCAGAACTCCGGAATCGGCTGGGTGAATCCCTGGCGGACCCCGAAAACCGGTGGCAGAGTGAACCAGTCGTTCAGCCATCCCCGTGAATCACTGGCCCGAACCGAGGTGGCCCCCAGCCAGTTAGGGCTGCTCGAACTCCGCGGAGGAATTTCTTTCTTTCGCAAATTGAAGCAACCGGTTCGCCTGGATGTCAACGCGATCTATTACGTCAGTTTCTACATGCAGAAAGTCACAACGGATCAAAAAAATCAATCTTACCAATATGGAAATTTCGCCCTGATGTCTTCAGCCCAGCAGAAAGATCCCCCCAAAATCCGCATGGGGATGAGCATGAACGATTATGCGATTCTGCAGGCCGATCTGGAGATCATTGAAAGAGCGCCCCCCTGCAAAGCGGGGAGACATATCTGTTTGTCGCGAAAATAG